A portion of the Leptospira kanakyensis genome contains these proteins:
- a CDS encoding zf-TFIIB domain-containing protein, whose protein sequence is MELLFNGSTWQSEKDASKVSKSKLECPKCKDRMRLHRFSKNYNSVEIDICSNCKILWLDYNEIEDLKLNSIETRNLITNSKNRISKAEINYILNITKLDAKLKEAKTINKINEEAIKFSKIHHYDSVMNASVFNAFDIVTFFKTIFKKE, encoded by the coding sequence TTGGAACTGCTATTTAACGGTTCTACTTGGCAGAGTGAAAAAGATGCTTCGAAAGTTTCAAAATCAAAACTAGAGTGTCCTAAATGTAAAGATAGAATGCGATTACACAGGTTTTCTAAAAATTACAATTCTGTCGAAATTGACATTTGTTCTAATTGTAAGATCCTTTGGCTTGATTACAATGAAATTGAAGATTTAAAACTTAACTCAATAGAAACCCGAAATTTGATAACCAATAGCAAAAATAGAATTTCTAAGGCTGAAATAAACTATATCTTAAACATAACTAAGTTGGATGCAAAATTAAAAGAAGCTAAAACTATAAATAAAATTAACGAAGAGGCTATTAAATTTTCAAAAATCCATCACTACGATAGTGTGATGAACGCAAGTGTGTTTAATGCTTTTGATATAGTAACCTTTTTTAAAACAATTTTCAAAAAAGAGTAA
- a CDS encoding SH3 domain-containing protein — protein sequence MKNHFICLFLMIIIQLEAKDGYLPVAASIVNVRKEPSLNSPVISQLTIGNLVKIIPNKKVKDTVNSVNGFWVNVEIGYSSKSKLKDGWIFDNYLGTPEKFTKPTYWLHKKFNGCSGDYCLTLKMKPNATYTYSYELCTGGNCNEETSCYEKSEKKISNNGYILCEGSGVIKVYKNLVWLQKFGKETNEYIFLKEHKLCMPGMDECMD from the coding sequence ATGAAGAATCACTTTATTTGTTTATTTTTAATGATAATTATTCAGTTGGAAGCGAAAGACGGATATTTGCCAGTAGCCGCATCAATTGTAAATGTTCGTAAGGAACCCAGCTTGAATTCACCAGTTATATCTCAATTAACCATTGGTAATTTGGTAAAAATCATTCCGAATAAAAAAGTAAAAGATACAGTAAACAGTGTAAATGGGTTTTGGGTTAATGTCGAAATTGGCTATAGTAGTAAAAGTAAACTCAAAGATGGTTGGATTTTTGATAACTATTTAGGTACGCCGGAAAAATTCACCAAACCAACTTACTGGTTACATAAAAAATTTAATGGATGCTCTGGTGATTATTGTCTTACACTAAAAATGAAACCAAATGCAACTTATACCTACAGTTACGAACTTTGTACAGGTGGGAATTGTAATGAGGAGACATCTTGCTATGAAAAATCAGAGAAAAAGATTAGTAATAATGGTTATATCCTTTGCGAAGGTTCTGGAGTGATTAAAGTTTATAAAAACTTAGTTTGGTTACAAAAATTTGGCAAAGAAACTAACGAATATATTTTTCTAAAGGAACATAAATTATGTATGCCTGGAATGGATGAGTGCATGGATTAA
- a CDS encoding DUF2079 domain-containing protein: MVYLFFLFSLVSPFLFISPKNFHAPFQKGVFLFLFFLTIFSFWKEKKTKSETKPNDKLVNFSLLSDKQITILPYLLCISCILFFITSTYHAFHLTKSLAEVFLFQDADYIGISDILLSISRGEGFTSGYYSESGEGSYLQHHFSPGMFILAPFVSWIPERWGLAVGVFFVYQLATILWLFWAYQITKNNLKDQGRKFLVFWVLVTNQLYLYRIGSSFHFEVLVLLFALFFFYIWEKRKKIQKVSSYFFWFYCSILSFATILYLSLKEDIGIYLLLFFLPIALRLLYNRFETKSKTGLTGYKPSSTIQDSFTFRLLFVIISILFLWLGFVFFIYPMFGDSKTSITWTNVLTQEYHSAFKQVTGFQKSFQIFLELITSGGLGIFQMLPEVIGVGLVYATHIFSSRPWHHEVYTYYSYSLIPMILYTGILWIQSEKKISLSFSFLILTCLFWKNSLDQNFPMDSNIKSPWKNEAIENEVREDFKTANTLILSHSLKIIPQTINTNLHPNTNSNPENDKNQKIKNGTFVFSQYNLSFLITDQTKTYPLEQIKNAPSICEKTYFCYVVMAPEFTDEVLWPKSRILEYKKELENQNGSFVWKGRQIEIWKLKPMN; the protein is encoded by the coding sequence GTGGTTTATTTATTTTTTTTATTCAGCTTAGTTTCTCCTTTTCTCTTTATTTCTCCTAAAAACTTTCATGCCCCCTTTCAAAAGGGGGTATTTCTTTTTTTGTTTTTCTTAACTATCTTCAGTTTCTGGAAAGAAAAAAAAACAAAATCTGAAACAAAACCAAATGACAAGTTGGTTAACTTTAGTTTGTTATCTGACAAACAAATCACCATTCTCCCCTATTTACTTTGTATCAGTTGTATTTTATTTTTTATCACAAGTACATACCATGCGTTCCATTTAACAAAGTCACTTGCCGAAGTTTTTTTGTTTCAAGATGCAGATTATATTGGCATTTCGGATATTCTTCTCTCTATTTCTCGTGGAGAAGGATTTACTAGCGGCTACTATTCAGAATCAGGAGAAGGAAGTTACCTCCAACACCACTTCTCACCAGGAATGTTTATTTTGGCACCGTTTGTGAGTTGGATCCCCGAAAGGTGGGGACTCGCCGTGGGTGTATTTTTTGTTTACCAATTGGCGACGATCCTCTGGCTTTTCTGGGCATATCAAATTACCAAAAATAATCTAAAAGATCAGGGACGTAAATTTTTAGTTTTCTGGGTTCTTGTCACAAACCAACTTTATCTCTACCGCATTGGTTCCAGCTTTCACTTCGAAGTTCTAGTTTTATTATTTGCCCTTTTCTTTTTTTATATTTGGGAAAAACGAAAAAAGATACAAAAGGTTTCATCGTATTTCTTTTGGTTTTACTGTAGTATTTTATCTTTTGCCACCATTCTCTATCTATCACTCAAAGAGGATATTGGTATCTATCTCCTTCTCTTTTTTCTACCAATCGCCTTAAGACTGTTATACAATCGTTTCGAAACAAAATCAAAAACTGGACTAACTGGATACAAACCATCTTCTACCATCCAAGATTCGTTTACGTTCCGCTTACTCTTTGTGATCATTAGCATTCTCTTTTTATGGTTGGGTTTTGTTTTTTTCATTTACCCTATGTTTGGTGACTCTAAGACATCCATCACTTGGACGAATGTTCTTACCCAAGAATACCATTCCGCATTCAAACAAGTAACCGGTTTCCAAAAATCATTTCAAATATTTCTAGAATTAATCACGAGCGGGGGACTCGGAATCTTTCAAATGTTACCGGAAGTCATTGGGGTCGGATTGGTATACGCTACACATATATTTTCTTCAAGGCCATGGCACCATGAGGTTTATACGTATTACAGTTATTCACTGATTCCTATGATTCTCTATACCGGAATTCTTTGGATCCAATCGGAGAAAAAAATATCCCTATCTTTTTCTTTTTTGATTCTAACTTGTCTTTTCTGGAAAAATTCACTGGACCAAAATTTCCCAATGGATTCAAACATCAAAAGTCCATGGAAAAACGAAGCAATAGAAAACGAAGTGCGAGAAGATTTTAAAACAGCCAATACATTAATTCTTTCTCATTCATTAAAGATTATACCGCAAACCATAAACACCAATCTGCATCCGAATACAAATTCCAATCCCGAAAATGATAAAAATCAAAAAATCAAAAATGGTACTTTTGTCTTTTCGCAATACAACCTTTCGTTTCTAATCACAGACCAAACAAAAACCTATCCACTAGAGCAGATTAAAAATGCTCCATCAATTTGCGAAAAAACATACTTTTGTTATGTGGTAATGGCACCCGAATTCACAGATGAGGTTTTATGGCCTAAGTCTAGAATTTTGGAATATAAAAAAGAATTAGAAAACCAAAATGGATCTTTTGTTTGGAAAGGGAGACAAATTGAAATTTGGAAATTAAAACCTATGAACTAG